Proteins encoded together in one Passer domesticus isolate bPasDom1 chromosome 6, bPasDom1.hap1, whole genome shotgun sequence window:
- the LOC135301979 gene encoding serine/threonine-protein kinase pim-1-like — protein sequence MAGPGRVAIKRVPRDRIRHWSELTSAPLEIVLLAKVSCGCAGVIQLLEWLELPDSFLLVMERPERCQELSGFLAERRFLPEEEVRGLFRQVLEAVQHCTSCGVLHRDIKPENIVLDLASGQLKLIDFGCGAFLQDTAYTQFAAPVASFPAPSLYTNPR from the exons atggccgggccggggcgg gtggccatcaaacgCGTGCCGCGGGATCGCATCCGgcactggagcgagctg accagcgcgcccctggagatcgtgctgctggccaaggtgtcctgtgggtgtgctggtgtcattcagctgctggagtggcttgagctccccgacAGCTTCTTGCTGGTGATGGAGCGTCCAGAGCGGTGCCAGGAGCTCTCGGGTTTCCTGGCGGAGCGGAGGTTCCTGCCGGAGGAGGAGGTGCGGgggctgttccgccaggtgctggaggccgtgcagcactgcaccagctgcggggtcctgcacagggacatcaagCCCGAGAACATCGTGCTCGACCTGGCCAGCGGGCAGCTGAaactgattgactttggctgtggcgccttcctccaagacacagcctacacccAGTTTGCAG caccagtggcttcttttccagCCCCGAGTTTGTACACAAATCCCAGGTGA
- the LOC135302294 gene encoding olfactory receptor 14J1-like, whose protein sequence is MSNSSSISHFLLLALADTRQLQLLHFCLLLGISLAALLGNGLIISAVACGHHLHTPMFFFLLNLALSDLGSICTTVPKAMHNSLWDTRNISYTGCAAQLFSFLFFISAEYFLLTIMCYDRYVSICKPLHYRTLLGSRACAHMAAAAWASAFLTALMHTANTFSLPLCHGNVLGQFFCEIPQILKLSCSHSNLKELGLIAISACLALGCFVFIVFSYVQVFRAVLRIPSEQGWHKAFSTCLPHLAVVSLFFSTVRFAHLKSPSMSSPCLDLALSVLYSVVPPALNPLIYSLRNQELKAAVWRLMTGCFHKH, encoded by the coding sequence atgtccaacagcagctccatcagccacttcctgctgctggcattggcagacacgcggcagctgcagctcctgcacttctgcctcttgctgggcatctccctggctgccctcctgggcaacggcctcatcatcagcgccgtagcctgcggccaccacctgcacacgcccatgttcttcttcctgctcaacctggccctcagcgacctgggctccatctgcaccactgtccccaaagccatgcacaattccctctgggacaccaggaacatctcctacacaggatgtgctgcacagctcttttcatttctgttcttcatctcagcagagtatttcctcctgaccatcatgtgctacgaccgctacgtgtccatctgcaaacccctgcactacagaaccctcctgggcagcagagcttgtgcccacatggcagcagctgcctgggccagtgcctttctcactgctctcatgcacacagccaatacattttccctgcccctgtgccatggcaatgttctgggccagttcttctgtgaaatcccccagatcctcaaaCTCTCCTGTTCACACTCAAACCTCAAGGAACTTGGGCTCATTGCTATTAGTGCCTGTTTAGCacttggctgttttgtgttcattgttttttcCTATGTGCAggtcttcagggctgtgctgaggatcccctctgagcagggatggcacaaagccttttccacctgcctccctcacctggctgtggtctctctgttctTCAGCACTGTCAGGTTTGCTCACCTGAAGtccccctccatgtcctccccatgcctggatctggccctgtcagttctgtactcggtggtgcctccagccctgaaccccctcatctacagcctgaggaaccaggagctcaaggctgcagtgtggagactgatgactggatgctttcacaaacattaa